Proteins encoded by one window of Cucurbita pepo subsp. pepo cultivar mu-cu-16 chromosome LG14, ASM280686v2, whole genome shotgun sequence:
- the LOC111810531 gene encoding uncharacterized protein LOC111810531 produces the protein MFADNGVLFPHFQNFSQVQQLEEFCKTQQPCSSPMISTICEYDMGGEGDLFEAPQPQPFVEETFMGLDPVMAAISMISCAEEVISPEGLEVADFQSLQNDQLLNEVYYECEMDLLEKAALERPLPDVLNIEIPVLNPEDNPIPENKPFPDASIQKSSSFGCLNSMDLVQGPTIKPCFIDFPDMDFSSVYGMRRAFSEGDIKTLGSDKIGMIHSPLHRPVFSNCTSEERLEKLSRYRNKRTKRNFGRKIKYACRKALADSQSRIRGRFAKTDESEVKGSSSISMLVL, from the exons ATGTTCGCGGATAATGGGGTTTTGTTTCCTCACTTCCAGAACTTCTCTCAGGTCCAACAGCTCGAGGAGTTTTGCAAAACCCAGCAGCCATGTTCTTCTCCAATG ATATCCACCATCTGTGAATATGATATGGGTGGTGAAGGAGATCTCTTTGAAGCCCCACAACCACAACCATTTGTTGAAGAAACTTTCATGGGTCTTGATCCTGTGATGGCAGCCATTTCAATGATATCTTGTGCTGAAGAAGTCATCTCTCCAGAAGGACTAGAAGTTGCAGACTTCCAATCGCTTCAAAATGACCAGCTCTTAAATGAGGTCTACTATGAGTGTGAAATGGATCTTTTGGAAAAAGCAGCTCTAGAAAGACCACTGCCTGATGTCCTGAACATTGAAATTCCAGTTCTGAACCCAGAAGACAATCCAATTCCAGAAAACAAGCCATTCCCTGATGCCTCAATCCAGAAAAGTTCCAGCTTCGGGTGCTTGAACTCGATGGATTTGGTGCAAGGACCTACCATCAAACCATGTTTTATAGATTTCCCAGACATGGACTTCAGTTCTGTTTACGGTATGAGGAGGGCATTTAGTGAAGGAGATATTAAG ACACTCGGCAGTGACAAGATAGGCATGATCCATTCCCCCCTCCACCGCCCTGTGTTCAGCAATTGCACCAGTGAGGAACGCCTAGAAAAGCTTTCCCGATACAGGAATAAGAGGACAAAGAGGAATTTTGGGAGAAAGATCAAG TATGCTTGCAGGAAGGCTCTTGCAGACAGTCAATCTAGGATACGCGGACGGTTTGCGAAGACCGACGAATCTGAAGTTAAAGGCAGTAGCTCAATCTCAATGCTTGTCCtatga